A genomic region of Sarcophilus harrisii chromosome 6, mSarHar1.11, whole genome shotgun sequence contains the following coding sequences:
- the LOC100932397 gene encoding olfactory receptor 4P4-like, whose protein sequence is MENQNNITEFIFLGLFMNKEIKIISFTFFLLCYFAIFLGNFIIFITIICSHLIQQPMYYFLCHLALMDLAYTSTIVPRLIGDLAAKSKIISFNCCMIQLFSAHLLGGVEMFILVSMAFDRYIAICKPLHYTVLMNRLRCNMLILMAWAVAFWHSIAQLLMVLSLPFCGPNQIDHYICDVKPLLKLVCTNTHVVNILVIANSGMICLVTFLVLVASYIVILYNLRKHSVEGRYKALSTCSSHIMVVILFFVPCVYTYVPPPSANNNEKEFSVLYTVIAPMLNPLIYTLRNTEMKNAMRKLWYQKI, encoded by the coding sequence ATGGAAAATCAGAACAATATCACAGAATTCATTTTCTTGGGACTTTTTATGAACAAAGAGATCAAGATAATAAGTTTTACTTTCTTCTTGCTCTGTTATTTTGCAATCTTCCTGGGAAATTTTATCATCTTCATCACTATCATATGTAGCCATCTGATTCAGCAGCCCATGTActattttctgtgtcatctgGCTCTCATGGATCTGGCCTATACTTCCACCATCGTACCTAGACTAATCGGAGACCTAGCTGCCAAGAGCAAAATCATTTCCTTTAATTGTTGTATGATTCAGCTCTTCTCTGCTCACTTGCTGGGAGGTGTTGAAATGTTCATTCTGGTGTCCATGGCCTTTGATCGCTATATTGCCATCTGTAAACCTTTGCACTACACAGTCCTTATGAATCGGCTCAGATGTAACATGCTGATATTGATGGCCTGGGCAGTGGCCTTTTGGCACTCTATCGCCCAGCTGCTCATGGTCCTCAGCCTACCTTTCTGTGGTCCTAATCAGATTGACCACTACATATGTGATGTGAAACCCCTCCTGAAACTGGTCTGCACCAATACTCATGTTGTTAATATCTTGGTCATTGCCAACAGTGGGATGATTTGCTTGGTTACTTTTCTTGTCCTGGTAGCATCTTATATAGTCATATTGTATAATCTTCGAAAGCACTCAGTAGAGGGTAGGTACAAAGCCCTCTCCACCTGTAGTTCCCACATCATGGTTGTGATCCTGTTTTTTGTCCCCTGTGTCTATACCTATGTGCCACCACCCAGTGCCAACAATAATGAGAAGGAGTTTTCTGTGTTGTATACTGTGATTGCACCCATGCTGAACCCTCTTATCTACACACTGAGAAATACAGAAATGAAGAATGCCATGCGAAAGCTGTGGTACCagaaaatataa